Proteins found in one Vicia villosa cultivar HV-30 ecotype Madison, WI unplaced genomic scaffold, Vvil1.0 ctg.002443F_1_1, whole genome shotgun sequence genomic segment:
- the LOC131638832 gene encoding uncharacterized protein LOC131638832 produces METKSFIFLFFFCALVIRSMTTESSKDEKQIGATKEFQNKIGFDYKKPWTTWSYYRKQGKGGKGGKNSEFGSGGNGVEEGAQGEGEENEDKNDKGIELEG; encoded by the exons ATGGAAACcaaatcttttattttcttgttctTTTTTTGTGCACTAGTTATTAGATCTATGACAACTGAGTCGTCCAAAGATGAGAAACAAA TTGGTGCAACAAAAGAGTTTCAAAATAAAATTGGATTTGATTATAAAAAACCTTGGACCACTTGGAGTTACTATAGAAAACAAGGCAAGGGTGGTAAAGGAGGCAAAAACAGTGAATTTGGCTCAGGTGGAAATGGGGTTGAAGAAGGTGCACAAGGCGAgggtgaagaaaatgaagataaAAATGACAAAGGAATTGAGTTAGAGggataa